The Oreochromis niloticus isolate F11D_XX linkage group LG15, O_niloticus_UMD_NMBU, whole genome shotgun sequence genome includes a region encoding these proteins:
- the LOC100693476 gene encoding gamma-aminobutyric acid receptor subunit rho-2 isoform X2, translated as MYVLLPLLQICLFISEGPAVPVGVDVQVESLDSISEVDMDFTMTLYLRHYWKDERLAFPSATNKSMTFDGRLVKKIWVPDVFFVHSKRSFIHDTTTDNIMLRVFPDGHVLYSLRVTVTAACNMDFSRFPLDSQTCTLELESYAYTDEDLMLYWKSGDESLSTDDRISLSQFLIQKFHTTSRLAFYSSTGWYNRLYINFTLRRHIFFFLLQTYFPATLMVMLSWVSFWIDRRAVPARVSLGITTVLTMSTIITGVNASMPRVSYIKAVDIYLWVSFVFVFLSVLEYAAVNYLTTLRDGKDRKLREKVKEQSQTLPCTCGMPHTKTMMLDGTYSEEDANSLAGYTRASMVAEDISDKQEQMVVHLSLDNESTGTKKKGIRGFRIIQNTHAIDTYSRMIFPGAYILFNLIYWCVYC; from the exons GACTTCACCATGACTCTGTACCTGAGGCACTACTGGAAAGATGAAAGGCTGGCATTCCCAAGCGCTACAAACAAAAGCATGACCTTTGATGGTCGCCTGGTGAAGAAAATATGGGTACCTGATGTGTTCTTTGTCCATTCCAAGAGGTCCTTCATCCACGACACCACTACTGACAACATCATGTTAAGGGTCTTCCCAGATGGTCATGTTCTTTACAGCCTGAG AGTAACAGTTACTGCAGCTTGCAACATGGATTTTAGTCGTTTCCCTCTGGACTCACAGACATGTACACTGGAGCTGGAGAGCT ATGCTTACACAGATGAGGACCTGATGCTTTATTGGAAAAGTGGCGATGAGTCCCTGAGCACAGATGACAGGATTTCTCTGTCTCAGTTCCTGATTCAGAAGTTTCACACTACCTCCAGGCTGGCTTTCTACAGCAGCACAG GTTGGTACAACCGTCTGTACATCAACTTCACGCTGCGGCGTCACATCTTCTTTTTTCTACTGCAGACCTACTTCCCTGCTACTCTAATGGTGATGCTGTCCTGGGTGTCCTTCTGGATTGACCGCAGGGCTGTCCCTGCCAGAGTCTCATTAG GTATAACTACGGTGCTCACCATGTCCACCATCATTACTGGAGTGAATGCTTCCATGCCCAGGGTCTCCTACATCAAAGCTGTGGACATTTACCTCTGGGTCAGTTTTGTCTTCGTCTTCCTGTCTGTGCTAGAATACGCTGCCGTAAACTACCTGACAACTTTGAGGGATGGGAAAGACCGCAAACTCAGAGAAAAAGTTAAAGAACAG TCCCAGACACTCCCTTGCACATGTGGCATGCCCCATACCAAGACCATGATGCTAGATGGGACATACAGTGAGGAAGATGCCAACAGTCTGGCGGGATACACAAGAGCCTCGATGGTTGCCGAGGACATATCAGATAAACAGGAACAGATGGTAGTGCATCTGTCTTTGGACAACGAGTCCACTGGCACCAAGAAGAAGGGCATCCGTGGCTTCCGGATCATTCAGAACACCCACGCCATTGACACATACTCTCGTATGATTTTCCCAGGCGCATATATCCTCTTCAACCTGATCTACTGGTGTGTGTACTGTTGA